The nucleotide sequence TAACAATGCATTAAGTGGAAAGCACAAAAACATATGCAGGAATCTTATAGAGACACATAAGTAGAAGTACCTTGGTGGCCGGGAACGCCGGCAAGGCTTAGTGCAGGAATCCTCATGGCGGACACAGCGGCCAGCCCCTAGTGGGTGGACCTGCTCCGTGCAGCCATGGTCTGACTCCTAGATAGTAAACAGACAGAATTGGAAAGTGTGTATATGGTGAATCAATGGTACTCCAGTACAAGGATAAGCAAGTACATTCGGCAAGCCGGACATTGTTAGCAACAGAAAAGCAAGTCAACACTCAAGGTCAAATGAAAGTCCACCAAAAATGCATGAAACGGTGATAGGCCAAAAGATTAACTAAATGCATATGTAACTGCTACTTTTGGCCCAACAAATGCATATGTAATTGCTATTGTGATCTTGACTTTTCCAGATTGAATCAATACAATCTTTTTTGGTGCATCAACCATCTTTCAACTGACAAATGATTCACTAATTGTTCTGAAAGCTATTGTGATCTTGACTTTTCCAGATTGAATCAATACAATCTTTTTTGGTGCATCAACCATCTTTCAACTGACAAATGATTCACTAACTGTTCTGAAAATACATGGCATTAGTTCAAACTGAGGGGATTCAAAGATTGGAGAGAAATCAGACCGAGGGAGGGTAAGCGGAGAGACTTCATGAAGATTTTGACTGCTGCCGCCGCGGTCCTCATGACTTAATCGCGGCACCGCGGCCTTCCAAGCGCCCTCACATCCGCGGTCTTCCACCGCCAGCGCCGTCGAGGTCTTGCTCGTAGGCTCGCCCGTGTAGCTGTCTCCTATGATTATTGTGGATGAAGGAGTGGCTGGTGGCGAAGCCGGCGGTGTTGGGGAAACCATTGTCGAGGTGGAAGCAGTGGGGAGGAGTCCTGGCGGTGCCATGGTAGCAGGAGCAGGAGGCAGGGGTAGGCGCGGCGGCGGTGTACGGCGGCGCCGGGCGGGGCGGAgcggggcgggaggcggcggcgccgggcggggcggggcggggcgggaggcggcggcgcgatggAGGTGGAGATGGGATCGGGACTCGGGATGCAGAGTCGTGAGGATGGCTTTTTTTTCTATCGCTTGTACGGTTCGGTTCACTTATCACGAAGACTGCGGGTTGAATAGCAAAAACTACAGGGACTTTTATGCAAAAACGTCGACGACGTACGACCAGCATATGTTTCACTGACTTAGTGCAGGAATATGCAAAAGCTACAGTAGTGCTGAAGGCCCATTCCACTGAATGGCCCTAAAGGGTTGAGCGACCCACCGAAACCCTCCGAAAACTGAACTACGGAACCTCGGGTGCGGGCTCCAGCGGCGCCGGTGAGGGGACAAGGGTTTGCTCGCCCCAGTGCGGCTGCGTCGTAGCAAGCGACGGAACGGAGCAGTGGCGCGGAGCCGCCGCGCACCTGACCAGGTCGAGGCGACTAGGGCTCGCTCGCTCCAGGGCGGCTGCGCCGCAGCGAGCGGCGGATCGGAGCAGGCGCCGGCGGCGCGCATTGGAGCACCTAGGCCCACGACTCGGGTAATAATCTCTCATGTCTCCTCTGTTTTTTCCTCTATAAGAAGGAAGAGGTGAACTTTTGTTTCCCAATGTCAAGCCCCAATCTCCTGCCAATGTTGCTAGCTTCCTCAGTATCGGTTCATTCGATGGACGCCTAAATCGTGTCGTTGGTCTGTAGTACATCTCTTCAAGTTAAAAGTTCGCTCCTTTATCCTCAAATTCCGCCTTCAAAGAAAAAGTCAGAAGTAATCTGAACCTTTTTGCTTGCAGGGACGTCGACGGTGTTAGCGTATGTATATTTCATGTATTGTGTAACCTCCTTTGTACATGTATGACTGGGTCTAGCCACGCCTGGCCTGCGTGCCACCATTGTAGGGGCGTTGGGCAGACCCTCATTGTATTTATGATGTAATCTGTAACTCCTAAGCATCAATCAAGGAAGATAGTTTCCAACTGACGGTGTTCAGGATGACCTTCAGCACATGGCTTGATGGGGTCGTAGGAGGAGGAATTGTGGAAACAATTACTTATGAGGTCTACGATCGAGCCTCTGGGACCTATGTAACACGCACCTTTCAGAATCCCAACACATTGCTTGATGATTTTGCCAGTGTGGTCTGTACCGGAGCAGCTGCCGCTGCGTGCTGGGCAGCGTGGAGGTACTACCAACGTAGTGTGTCTCTGCGCAAGTACGGCCGGGACATGACGGCCTTGGCCGGCAAGGCAGACCCGGTGATTGGCCGCGACGACGAGATTGATCGTGTTATCTGCATCCTCAGCCGCCGGACCAAGAACTGTGCAGCGCTAGTCGGTGCCGCAGGGGTCGGCAAGACGGCCATTGCCGAGGGCCTCGCTCAACGCATTGCCGCTGGGACAGTCCCTACCGCCCTCGCTGGAGCACGCATTGTGGAAGTTGATCTCGGGGCCATGGTGGCTGGCACTATTTTACGTGGCATGTTTGAGCAGCGCATTAAGAACGTGATAAAGCATGCAGAGGATGCAGACGGCAAGGTAATTCTCTTCATCGACGAGATGCACATGCTTCTTGGCGCAGGAGGCAGTCTGCAGGACCGCACAACCGACGCCTCCAACATGCTGAAGCCGGCGTTGGCCCGTGGTCGTATCCGCTGCGTGGCCGCGACGACTTTGGATGAGTACAACAAGTACATTGAGAAGGATGCCGCATTGGAGCGGCGATTCCAAAAGGTGCATGTCGAGGAACCGAGCATGCAGTCCACCATTGCCATTCTGCGAGGGCTGAAGGAAAGGTATGAGCAGCACCATGGCTTGGAAATCCAGGATGCTGCTCTTGTTGCCGCCACAACACTCGCTGCCCGCTATATCACCGGTGAGGAATTAACTTCATGTGAACGCCGTCTGTATAAATCAGTGAAGCAACCTGCACTGCAATGTTTCTTTTCTAATGAGTAGTATTTGTTAGTGGCAAGCATTTATGTATGGTGGGAAAATTCGATGAATTTGTTGCTGCGTCTACTGTAGGTCGTCAATTTCCTGATAAGGCAATTGATCTGATTGATGAGGCATGCGCCACTGCAGCCAAAAAGATGATGCAAATGGACAAACAAGAACAGCAATTTAGCATTGCACTAACTTCCTCTGCAGTGAAGGAAGCAATTGTTGGCCCAGATCAAGTTGCACAAGTAGGCATTCTCTTCCTAATTATATTTGTGTCCATTGTTCAATCAATGTGATGTGCTTGTCATGCATGTCCAATGTTGTGATTTGAAGGTTGTGAGCCGATGGACTGGAATTCCTGTCACCACACTTAATCAAGGGGAGAAGGATAAGTTGATCCACCTAGCAGCTAGATTGCATGAACGAGTTGTTGGCCAGGATGAAGCGGTCAATAAGGTTGCGCGAGCAGTGTTGCGCTCAAGAACTGGCCTTGGTCAACCTGGCCAACCGATAGGCTCTTTTCTCTTTTTAGGCTCGACTGGTGTTGGAAAGACGGAGCTTGCAAAAGCTCTTGCCGAGCAGCTATTTGATAGCGAGAAGATGTTGGTTCGCATTGACATGTCCGAATATGTTGGGGCTGGGTCTGTGTGGCGTCTCATTGGAGCACCTCCAGGGTTTGTCTTCTTTATTTTAACAGACCTACATTACATATCATACTTAACCTTTAACTGGTTTAATTGGTCTTAATGTTTCTTTTATATTGTGATATATTAAAGCTGCCATGAACATCAAGATGGTGGACAACTGACTGAGAAGGTGCGGAGGCGCCCATACAGTGTCATCCTAGTTGATGAGGTGGAGAAGGCAGACCCCTTGGTGTTGAATGTTTTTCTTCAGCTCCTTGATGATGGTATGTTGACTGATGGCAAAGGACGGATTGTGGACTTCAAGAATACAATTATCATCATGACCTCAAATGTGGGGTCAGAGCACCTAATGGCAGGAATGTCTGGGGAAACCACAATGGAAACTGCACGGAGTCTTCTCATGAAACAGGTTTTGTTTCTTGATCCAAAAGTTTGCCTATAAAGGCTGCATGCAGCAGTTGCCTCTCTGCTGGTTGTTACTCAACtatatttgtttgtgcaggttcagaAACACTACAGGCCCGAGCTTCTCAACAGACTCAGTACCATTGTTGTCTTTGAGCCACTTTCGCGAGACAAACTGAAGGAGGTTGTGACAATCCAAATGAAGAGCGTCATCGCCAGAGTAGCTGACAAGGGCATATGTCTGTGTGCAAGCGATGACGCATTGGACGTCATTTTGTCGGAATCATACAACCCAGTACGTCATATTTTCAGATAACGAGGTTACCCGTTGGTATGTGTTAGTAATCATGCTTAATCTCTCACATTACAGATGTACGGTGCAAGACCTATAAGGAGGTGGGTGCAGGAGAACGTGACGACAATGATCTCGGAGATGCTGGTCAAAGGAGAGGCTGGTCCAGGCTCGACAATATTTGTTGATGCTACGGTCGACAAGAAGGGGCTGAAGTACGAAGTGGTGAAGGAAGTGGTGGATCCAGTGGCGGGACTTCCTAGTGACTCTAGCTATGATTTGATCGTGGCCACTCCCACTAGGGATGGCAACAGACCTGAAAACATGCCGCGTCAGAAGACTAAACCACCTTGTGTTGCTTGGAGGTCTTTGGGGAACTTGTATTTCCCAATCAAGGCTTTGTTAGCAAGGCTTAACGCCTAAGCATCATCATGGTTTCGAGCAGCACATAAAACAGTTAATCAGGTACATAGCTTCGAGACTAGCACATTACAAGGTTAGCAGCCTAGAATGATCATAACATCAGAGAGCACATATTTTCTCTTTGCTATTCCCAGCTGTCAGCAACTACGTACTACACCGGAACCTAGGTCACCTATCCATAATTACAGGACATGTAAATACAGATAGATACTACATATATTAGAATGGCTGTTAATCTATGTCAGGCTCCTCCAAAACAGGGAACCCAAGGCTACTTGGTCAAGATCGCTGTCATGCTCGCTTGGCCCGCCCAGTCGTCGTAGTAGTACCATTGTTCCGGAATTTCCTTCGTGCCATTCAATGCCCTTCCTTCTCCACAAGCTTGATAACCTGTTACAGGCAATATAATAGCATTCAAGAGCATGGCATGTGAAATCAGGTTATGAACATATTATTATTAACTGGGTAAAGTGTTAGGAAACTACCAGCAATTTCTCTTTTTTGAGGGAAAGAATATCAGCATTACAAATACCAACTGGGGCTGCACAACAATATTCTACTTTACTGAATCATATGGCCACAAGACTACAAATGCGGTAAGAGTATGAAGGATGCAACATCAGGCCAGATGCACTTGAGAAGAGAGTTCATTTAGAATATGAAGACAATGCTTTAAAACTACTGCATTAATTAAACTCAAATAAGCAAAACAAATATAAGCAGCATGTACAAGTGGCAACAATGACCAATCAAACAAGTACATTCTTACCGATTGTTTTATCTTTCCCTTACCAGGAGGTGGTGGCCTTGAAGGAATCTGAGGCGAAACATGTGGTCGCGGatcctaagagcaactccaatggggcaatCCATTTCGTCCGCGGtcgttcgtttgggtcggcgcggacagaaaaggcggcccaacgcgctgacccaaacggacgcgcgttcgTTTTACGTCCGCGGGCGATCCATTCCCGGTCCATTTTTTAGCCTGATTTGCGTCGGCACGCACGTGACGGATGCGCGCGCGGTCGCCTACTCCTGTCTCCGGACCCGCTGGTCCGTGGCACATTGACCTCCCTCCCCCCGGCCAACAAGCAACCCTTGCCCCCCGCCTCCTCCGTCACCGAGGTCGTTGCCCATTTtgcggcgactcttccagctgccgccgcccccacatccgcccagcaacgccgcccctGTCCCCAgtcgccggccgccgccggggagcaaactagttcccgccgccgcttcccccaccgcacagctgcccgcgaccaagaagacgcctcgccgcccccgccacatacgaccggcacgctcgtcggacgccgtcaCACTCGTCGGACGTCGGCCGTgcagctagctggtctgtgggTGCCACGtttcccctcgccggccgtctccttcttcgacgccGGCAACCTGTTCGACAGTCtgccaaggtacgaaaatggactcctccgacgagttctttttccacaatttcatttgtgactccgacgattcgtcgtccgacgacgaggaggagatattggctgccgtgttggtccatcaccacctcaacaaccagCGGCCGTTGTTCCATGGCTCCATTCcaggccaccttccggcgttgaatcgtaaccgagagagcgggcattttcttctctggaaggactactttgatacaacaaacccgttgttcaaacatcacaaattccgcTGCCGGTTCcatatgagtaggcatgttttcaaccgtgttagagagggagtggtcggctatgatgactacttcgagtgcaaagaggatgctgtcggcaagattggtttctcctcttatcaaaaATGCACTATTGTAAAGACAATACCCGACCCtgttggagagaaaaggaaaagatttgtccaagagcaagagagtgctagaaaggatgtcgagcgtgcctttggtgttttgcaatctcgatggggcatcgttcgatatcctgctaatacttggagcacgcagaaactatgggaggtgatgactgcttgtgtgatcatgcacaatatgatcgtagaagacgagcgcccggaacgtctgtatgatcaaggctttcagtttcagggtgagaatgttgtgtctgagcatggagtagcggcaacatttgagcagttcactcaatttcatgaagacatgcgtggttgggaaactcacgtgcaactgcaaaatgatttggttgagtatatgtggactcatgttggcaaccaataaatGTATCTACTTTTATTCGTTCgtaaaactatgtgaaacatttttatttttatttggcctaTACTATTTATTTGGGCAGACTATTTTATTTGTTTAAAATTTTCATTTCACAATATGTTGAATGCAATGAAAAATTGGGTGACCAGCCGGCCATGCCTGCACATATGGGTCGACACGTTGGACGCGCTGCCGACCCATATGAAAAACAGGGCGGATGCCGGGCGGCCGGCCGACCTAAtcggacaaaaagcggacgaaatcgtcgtccgtttgggtcggcccgttggagttgctctaacggtGCAAAGAGTGCCGAGGGGCCGATACCTGTGGGCGTGATTCCTGACGGCGCAAAGAGTGAGTGACAAGGGGGCGAAACATGTGNNNNNNNNNNNNNNNNNNNNNNNNNNNNNNNNNNNNNNNNNNNNNNNNNNNNNNNNNNNNNNNNNNNNNNNNNNNNNNNNNNNNNNNNNNNNNNNNNNNNNNNNNNNNNNNNNNNNNNNNNNNNNNNNNNNNNNNNNNNNNNNNNNNNNNNNNNNNNNNNNNNNNNNNNNNNNNNNNNNNNNNNNNNNNNNNNNNNNNNNNNNNNNNNNNNNNNNNNNNNNNNNNNNNNNNNNNNNNNNNNNNNNNNNNNNNNNNCTGTGCTGCTCGACGAGGTCAGACGAGCGCGTACGCGAAATAGCCTGCTTCATACGTCGTCGCTTCTCTTCAAGACGCCTCAACCAGGAGACTGCTCCTCTTGGGGTAGAACCCCAGTCTCAACCCGGCGAATAAAAGCAACAACATCCTCCTGAGCGACATGACACTTACAATGTGGTGTCTGATCCCTGCTATAGACTCAATTTGGGTACATCTCCGACGTGCCATGGGGCTGCGTCTGGCCAGGAAGATTCATGGCCATCGTTCACGGTCATGCCGGTCGAGAGGTTCTGATTCCATGAAGCAGGAATCGGTACCTCCTCGTCATTCTCTTCACCATCTTCTTCATTTGAGTTCTCGGAATCAAGATCCTCCGCCACCATCCTCGTCTTCCTCTTCCATCAGGTTCTGCATTTTCGATCCTTCGTCATCCCCATCAGCCTCGCCACTATCAGGATCTCCTATGTTCTGACTACTCTCCCCTTCATCGTACTCCCCTCCAACTTTTGACACATAATCCGACTGACCCTCAAGTTCAGTACCACCCATATGTTCTGACCCAGCTACATCCATCTCATCAATCGGCTGGTTGACCTGGCAGGCTCGTAACCATCGTCGCCTTGTACCAGAAGATCCTCCATGGGGGGCAACGGGGTGAGTCCTCGGGCGTTTGCAGGATTCTAGCCAGCTCACCCACTTATGTGTCCTATCTATCGGAACCAACTCCCAGAAAATTTTTGTACGGGATTTCGTCCACACCGACTGAATACTGGCGGTGCACACATTGGGATCAAGCGAGAAATTTATTGTCAACCAGTATTTCAACTGACTAATGTTCACTTTTTTTGGATCGGTCAATTGCAACTCCACATATGCAGACTCAGTAAGATCAACCCCACTCACGTTTGATCGGTCattaccaggaccatagtaaaCAACAAATTTGACTGATTCAGACATGTCTCCTGCCATAAAAATTCATATTCCCATCAACCACTAAGTACCACATACTTTTTTATACACTAACGGGAATGTCTACCACATATACATGACTACCACTAAGCAAACAACCGATCAAACGAActaaaatttcagacatctctCCTGCAATTAAAATTCATATTCCCGTCAACCACTACGTTCCACATAAACTTTTTTACGCTAACCGAAATGTCTACCACATACACGTGACTACCGCTAAATAAATAACCGATCTAGTGAACTAAAAAATCATCATTTATAGTATGCACGTTCATTGCAATTACAGTATTTCTGCACTAACCAAAATGTGAAGCTCATTAAACCTAAAATAAAAATGCACTAAACAAAAATGCGAGGTTATACCTTTGACGTGTGcttctccggcgagctcctccAATGGCCGCCCCTGCCAAGCTTCACCACGGCCGGGACCAAGCTCCAATGGCTGCCTCCCCGGCCGGTCTCCCTCCTCTACCCTCTCCTCCACGCGCGGCTAccggcttccctcctctacccCATTGCAACCGTTTTCTACTTCAACTACTGGATTTGATGGTTAAATGGACTGGAATAGGAAGAAATGTGTGAGAAAAATGAAGAACAGAAGAAAGAAAGggaggcaggaggaagaagacttgtCCAGTACAACGAACCTGAGGTTTCGTTGGACGGTAGGACGAAACGGTCTGGACCCGTCGGCACCGCGACGAAACTGGCCCTTTCGCAGCCCACATCAACGAAACGTAGGTTTCGTCCAACCCCACCACAACGACTCGTTTTTTCCCATGATAACACGTGTCTTATTAATAAAATAAAAATTCAGTTACAAGCCACATAAACATCGACATTACAGGATTGAAAAGATAGAATAATCCTACGAAAAAACCAGCGCCTGTCCCTCTTCATTAAAAAAAGGAGACATATCACCTCTTCACCCGAGCTCGACGTGACTCCATCTCTGATCAGCAGCTTTACGAATCTTCAAGGTAGATTGCTCGAAGCAAAATCATTgtcgttgaaagaatcagaccagGGCAACATGTCCCTGGACACGCCGTCGAACTCCAGAACTGACACACCCACACGACTAtgacgccggaggaggaaaccagaACTGTCAGCCTTCAACCATAAACCCAGCACAAGATGCATcatcttccagctgtcacttgcgTACACAACCGTCTACGCATACTCCTAGAGGATaaaacctccctgctccaccatgacgtcAGAGACAACGCCGCAACAACGGGAACAGAGCAGAAGAAGAGACACACCTGGTGGAGTCACCGCTGCCGCCTCGCCGACACCATCCATGAATCCTAACGACGTCGATCTGAAGGATCGGCAAACACACGACGACTCGTTGCCGCGTACAACGACGGTGTGCTAGTTTTGCTATTTCTGATTTTCTAATCTTATTTTTTCGAATTTgttaaaaaattccaaaaaaataaatctGGTTTGGGTCTCCAAGAGTCGGTGGCAGACAGCGACAGGAAAACGTCCGCTGGCAGCAGTCCACGTTGGTCCGACGGCGGCGCTGGCCAAGGTTGCTGACCAACGGTGATGAAGACGGCAAGTTTGATTCATGACCGTGCCGTGTATTGATTGATTCCCTTCCCGTGTATTGACTGATGACCGTGGCGCGCGTGTATTGATTAATGACGGCTTCCTAAACTGTTGTTTAGTGGGCGGTTTGGATGCGTCGTTGTTTTTGGACGGACAAGATGCTTCCAATGTTTGATGGGCAAAGTGGAGTGAAGTCTGATTTAAACCATGAAGTTATAGTGTTTCACAGAAATGAACCTCCACATCTAAATTCTTGAAGTCTGGATCCGGTCGTTTTCAACCTTAAGGCTAcctccaatgcattggtgcttacatgaggtgctaagcacattaaaaactttaTCAACTAAAGCCCTCAATATATAGGTGCTTAATTTGTTGGTGCTAAGCATCATTCATTTAATGATTTTGCAACTAAAGTTGATGCTTatatgaggtgctaagcacattaaaaactttagcaactaaagcccTCAATATATAGGTTCTTAATTTGTTGGTGCCaagtgttagaagggagagagtaTTGGTGGAAtagtcgttgtattgcttgagcctcgtggtcatatatataggagtacgatcatctacttggagtacaagacaagccagaacaaacccTAGTCTATCTtgtctttcctaataaacattatactcaacatccccccgcagtcacaacggtagcgacgcagacggtgagactggagaagaatccgaaggcaagct is from Triticum aestivum cultivar Chinese Spring chromosome 1B, IWGSC CS RefSeq v2.1, whole genome shotgun sequence and encodes:
- the LOC123079608 gene encoding chaperone protein ClpB1-like; its protein translation is MTFSTWLDGVVGGGIVETITYEVYDRASGTYVTRTFQNPNTLLDDFASVVCTGAAAAACWAAWRYYQRSVSLRKYGRDMTALAGKADPVIGRDDEIDRVICILSRRTKNCAALVGAAGVGKTAIAEGLAQRIAAGTVPTALAGARIVEVDLGAMVAGTILRGMFEQRIKNVIKHAEDADGKVILFIDEMHMLLGAGGSLQDRTTDASNMLKPALARGRIRCVAATTLDEYNKYIEKDAALERRFQKVHVEEPSMQSTIAILRGLKERYEQHHGLEIQDAALVAATTLAARYITGRQFPDKAIDLIDEACATAAKKMMQMDKQEQQFSIALTSSAVKEAIVGPDQVAQVVSRWTGIPVTTLNQGEKDKLIHLAARLHERVVGQDEAVNKVARAVLRSRTGLGQPGQPIGSFLFLGSTGVGKTELAKALAEQLFDSEKMLVRIDMSEYVGAGSVWRLIGAPPGCHEHQDGGQLTEKVRRRPYSVILVDEVEKADPLVLNVFLQLLDDGMLTDGKGRIVDFKNTIIIMTSNVGSEHLMAGMSGETTMETARSLLMKQVQKHYRPELLNRLSTIVVFEPLSRDKLKEVVTIQMKSVIARVADKGICLCASDDALDVILSESYNPMYGARPIRRWVQENVTTMISEMLVKGEAGPGSTIFVDATVDKKGLKYEVVKEVVDPVAGLPSDSSYDLIVATPTRDGNRPENMPRQKTKPPCVAWRSLGNLYFPIKALLARLNA